A genome region from Mesorhizobium sp. B2-1-8 includes the following:
- a CDS encoding D-tagatose-bisphosphate aldolase, class II, non-catalytic subunit encodes MSQATDRLAAIAKRRAAGERAGIASICSAHPLVIEAALRHGKARGADVLIEATCNQVNHEGGYTGMTPGDFRRFVETIAGKAGFPLDRLVLGGDHLGPNPWKHLAAPEAMEKASRMVDAYAEAGFTKIHLDASMGCAGEGAAPPDATIAARAAVLAEVAEAAVERTGDTRPVYVIGTEVPVPGGALEAMDHLAVTTPEAAGETVRIHRAAFSRRGLDHAFSRVIGVVVQPGVEFGNAEVIAYRPERARALAGTLRDLPQFVFEAHSTDYQPVEALSALVDDGFAILKVGPWLTFALREALYGLSHIADILVPDPARENLPAAMERVMLAAPGNWKNYYHGSEAEQRIERHFSYSDRIRYYWPAQAARQAVNALMQALGERDIPSPLISQYLGRLDGVVASGSVAPKASELLIASVTEVLDIYASATD; translated from the coding sequence ATGAGCCAGGCGACCGACAGGCTGGCCGCCATTGCAAAGCGCCGTGCGGCTGGCGAACGCGCCGGCATCGCCTCGATCTGCTCGGCCCATCCGCTGGTCATCGAAGCGGCGCTGCGCCACGGCAAGGCGCGCGGCGCCGATGTGCTGATCGAGGCCACCTGCAACCAGGTCAATCACGAAGGCGGCTACACCGGCATGACACCAGGCGATTTCCGCCGCTTCGTCGAGACGATCGCCGGCAAGGCCGGCTTTCCCTTGGACAGGCTGGTGCTCGGCGGCGATCATCTGGGCCCCAACCCCTGGAAGCACCTGGCGGCGCCCGAGGCCATGGAAAAGGCATCGCGCATGGTGGATGCCTATGCCGAGGCCGGCTTCACCAAGATCCACCTGGACGCCAGCATGGGCTGCGCCGGCGAAGGCGCTGCACCGCCCGACGCCACGATCGCCGCGCGCGCCGCCGTACTGGCCGAGGTGGCGGAGGCCGCGGTCGAACGAACAGGCGACACCAGGCCTGTCTATGTCATCGGCACGGAAGTGCCGGTGCCGGGCGGCGCCCTGGAAGCGATGGACCATCTGGCGGTGACGACACCGGAGGCAGCGGGTGAGACGGTGCGCATTCATCGCGCTGCCTTCAGCCGGCGTGGCCTCGACCATGCCTTCTCGCGGGTGATCGGCGTCGTTGTGCAGCCGGGTGTCGAATTCGGCAATGCCGAGGTGATCGCCTACCGCCCGGAACGCGCCCGGGCGCTCGCCGGCACGCTGCGGGACCTGCCGCAATTCGTCTTCGAGGCCCACTCGACCGACTACCAGCCGGTCGAAGCGCTGAGCGCACTTGTCGACGATGGCTTCGCCATCCTGAAAGTCGGACCATGGCTGACCTTCGCGCTGCGTGAAGCGCTCTATGGCCTGAGCCATATTGCCGACATTCTGGTTCCTGACCCGGCGCGCGAAAACCTGCCGGCGGCGATGGAGCGCGTCATGCTGGCGGCGCCGGGCAATTGGAAGAACTACTATCATGGCAGCGAGGCCGAGCAGCGGATCGAGCGGCATTTCTCCTACAGCGACCGTATCCGCTACTACTGGCCGGCGCAGGCGGCTCGGCAGGCCGTGAACGCGCTGATGCAGGCGCTGGGCGAGCGCGACATCCCCTCTCCCCTGATCAGCCAGTATCTCGGCCGTCTCGACGGCGTGGTGGCGAGCGGATCCGTCGCGCCAAAAGCCAGCGAACTCCTGATCGCAAGCGTGACTGAGGTTCTCGACATTTACGCCAGCGCAACGGACTAG
- the pobA gene encoding 4-hydroxybenzoate 3-monooxygenase, whose translation MRTQVLIVGSGPSGLLLGQLLAGIGVETVILERSSREHVLGRVRAGVLEQGTVELLEEAGAAARLHAEGLPHSGISLAFDGRLHRIDLTALTGGKHVTVYGQTEVTHDLMDKRDAMGLVTVYEAADVPLHDFDGAAPFVTYEKDGITHRIDCDFIAGCDGYHGVSRKSAPERALKTFERQYPFGWLGVLAEVPPADPELVYANHERGFALCSMRSTHRSRYYVQCPQGDRVEAWSDDRFWDELRRRLPERTAAGVTTGPSFEKSIAPLRSFVAEPMRFGRLFLVGDAAHIVPPTGAKGLNLAASDVCYLFAGLRDFYREKSMAGIDAYSQRALARVWKAVRFSWWMTTMLHRFPDTGDFGQRIQEAELDYLVHSRAASTALAENYVGLPF comes from the coding sequence ATGCGCACCCAGGTTCTGATTGTTGGCTCGGGACCGTCCGGCCTGCTGCTTGGGCAGCTTCTGGCCGGCATCGGTGTCGAGACGGTTATCCTCGAGCGCTCCAGCCGCGAGCATGTGCTCGGCCGCGTGCGTGCCGGTGTCTTGGAGCAAGGTACCGTCGAATTGCTGGAAGAGGCTGGTGCGGCAGCAAGGCTGCATGCCGAAGGCTTGCCCCATTCCGGCATCTCGCTCGCCTTCGACGGGCGCCTGCACCGCATCGATCTCACGGCACTCACAGGCGGCAAGCATGTCACCGTCTATGGCCAGACCGAGGTGACGCATGATCTGATGGACAAGCGCGACGCGATGGGGCTCGTCACCGTCTATGAGGCAGCCGATGTCCCGCTGCACGATTTCGATGGCGCGGCGCCGTTCGTCACCTATGAGAAGGACGGCATCACTCATCGCATCGATTGCGACTTCATCGCCGGCTGTGATGGCTATCACGGCGTCAGCCGCAAATCGGCGCCGGAGCGCGCGCTGAAAACCTTCGAGCGGCAATATCCGTTCGGCTGGCTGGGCGTGCTGGCGGAAGTGCCGCCGGCCGATCCTGAACTGGTCTACGCCAATCACGAGCGAGGCTTTGCGCTGTGCTCGATGCGCTCGACGCATCGCAGCCGCTACTACGTGCAATGCCCGCAGGGCGATCGGGTCGAGGCATGGTCCGACGATCGGTTCTGGGACGAATTGCGCCGCCGCTTGCCGGAGCGGACGGCAGCAGGCGTCACCACCGGGCCGTCCTTCGAAAAGTCGATCGCGCCGCTACGCTCCTTCGTCGCCGAGCCGATGCGTTTCGGCCGGCTGTTCCTGGTCGGCGACGCCGCCCATATCGTGCCGCCGACGGGCGCCAAGGGGCTCAATCTCGCCGCCAGCGACGTGTGCTATCTCTTTGCCGGTTTGCGCGACTTCTATCGCGAAAAATCCATGGCCGGCATCGACGCCTATTCGCAAAGGGCGCTGGCGCGGGTGTGGAAGGCGGTCCGCTTTTCCTGGTGGATGACGACCATGCTGCACCGTTTTCCCGACACCGGCGATTTCGGTCAGCGTATCCAGGAGGCCGAGCTCGATTACCTCGTGCACTCGCGCGCGGCCTCGACCGCATTGGCGGAAAACTATGTCGGCCTGCCTTTCTGA
- a CDS encoding 3-carboxy-cis,cis-muconate cycloisomerase has translation MTVSPFDHPLLSGLLGDEEAARHFSVEADIAAMIAFERALTEAEADCGIIPREAAAAIVKTLASFRPDTGKLRAGVTRDGVVVPELVRQIKLAVGEPHGGSVHFAATSQDVIDTSLMLRLKSVAEHLGLLLTETIIRLASLEERFGGRALTGMTRMQPAVPITAADRVTAWRAPLQRHQERLSEQLARLLAVQFGGAAGTLEKLGDKGPAVRAALAGRLGLADAPQWHSQRDALADLAGLMSLITGSLGKFGQDIALMAQGGTDIELSGGGGSSAMPHKQNPVRAEALVALARFNATQLSGMHQALVHEQERSGAAWTLEWLLLPQMIVATAASLRLAAELAARIESLGH, from the coding sequence ATGACCGTATCGCCCTTCGACCATCCGCTGCTTTCCGGCCTGCTCGGCGACGAGGAAGCGGCGCGGCATTTTTCGGTGGAAGCCGACATTGCCGCGATGATCGCCTTCGAACGCGCGCTGACCGAGGCCGAGGCCGACTGCGGCATCATTCCCAGGGAGGCCGCAGCGGCGATCGTCAAGACGCTTGCCTCGTTCCGGCCGGATACCGGCAAGCTGCGCGCCGGCGTCACCAGGGACGGCGTCGTGGTGCCCGAACTGGTGCGCCAGATCAAACTGGCCGTCGGCGAACCGCATGGCGGTTCCGTCCATTTCGCCGCGACCAGCCAGGACGTCATCGACACCAGCCTCATGCTTCGGCTGAAATCCGTCGCCGAGCATCTTGGCCTGCTACTGACCGAGACCATAATAAGGCTCGCCTCGCTCGAGGAGCGCTTCGGGGGCAGGGCGCTGACCGGGATGACCCGCATGCAACCAGCAGTCCCGATCACGGCGGCGGATCGCGTGACGGCGTGGCGGGCGCCGCTGCAGCGGCATCAGGAGAGACTGTCGGAACAATTGGCGCGCCTGCTCGCCGTGCAGTTCGGCGGCGCCGCCGGAACGCTGGAAAAGCTTGGCGACAAGGGGCCGGCGGTGCGCGCGGCGCTAGCGGGCAGGCTCGGCCTTGCCGATGCGCCGCAATGGCACAGCCAGCGCGATGCGCTCGCCGATCTTGCCGGCCTGATGTCGCTGATAACGGGAAGCCTCGGCAAGTTCGGCCAGGACATCGCGCTGATGGCGCAAGGCGGCACCGATATCGAGCTATCGGGCGGTGGCGGCTCGTCGGCCATGCCGCACAAGCAGAACCCGGTGAGGGCCGAGGCGCTGGTGGCGCTTGCGCGTTTCAACGCCACGCAGCTTTCCGGCATGCATCAAGCGCTGGTGCATGAGCAGGAGCGCTCGGGCGCGGCCTGGACGCTGGAATGGCTGCTGCTGCCGCAGATGATCGTCGCCACCGCCGCATCCTTGCGCCTTGCCGCCGAACTGGCCGCGCGGATCGAAAGTCTCGGCCACTGA
- the pcaG gene encoding protocatechuate 3,4-dioxygenase subunit alpha, which produces MAQSLDRPKESPSQTAGPYVHIGLTPNFCGIGGVYESDLGATMVNERTKGERIELRIRVLDGTGTPLKDALIEIWQADGDGLYNSPAEMRGAADPNFHGWGRCATDMETGLCAFETVKPGRVPFRDGRLMAPHITLWIVARGINLGLHTRLYFSDEEEANAEDPILARIEHRIRVPTLIAERKDNAYVFDVHLQGEKETVFFDS; this is translated from the coding sequence ATGGCGCAGTCGCTCGACCGGCCGAAGGAGAGCCCTTCGCAGACCGCCGGACCTTATGTCCATATCGGGCTGACGCCGAATTTTTGCGGCATCGGCGGCGTTTATGAGAGCGACCTTGGCGCAACAATGGTCAATGAACGGACCAAGGGCGAGCGCATCGAGCTGCGCATTCGCGTGCTCGACGGTACCGGCACGCCCCTGAAGGACGCGCTGATCGAGATCTGGCAGGCGGATGGCGACGGGCTCTACAATTCGCCTGCGGAGATGCGCGGTGCCGCCGATCCGAATTTCCACGGCTGGGGCCGTTGCGCGACCGACATGGAAACCGGTCTCTGCGCCTTCGAGACCGTCAAACCCGGTCGCGTGCCGTTCCGCGACGGCCGCCTGATGGCGCCGCACATTACACTCTGGATCGTCGCGCGCGGCATCAACCTCGGTCTGCACACACGGCTCTATTTTTCCGACGAGGAAGAGGCCAATGCCGAGGACCCGATCCTGGCCCGCATCGAGCACCGCATCCGCGTGCCGACGCTGATCGCCGAGCGCAAGGACAACGCTTACGTCTTCGATGTCCATCTCCAGGGGGAGAAGGAAACGGTCTTCTTCGACAGCTGA
- the pcaH gene encoding protocatechuate 3,4-dioxygenase subunit beta yields MAEPGSNRTPETGAFFQRDRQWHPPAFTPAYKSSVLRSPQKALLSFDNTLSELTGPVFGHAMIGERDNDLIHNFARPGESAIGGRIIVHGRVLDERGVGVPGALLEFWQANAGGRYRHKKDGYLAPLDPNFGGCGRTITGEDGSYAFRTVRPGPYPWPNGPNDWRPAHIHFSLFGHGFAQRLITQMYFEGDPLIWRCPIVGGIRDKAAVEALIAALDMQSTIPMDALAYKFDIVLRGRRSTLFENRPEGN; encoded by the coding sequence ATGGCTGAGCCGGGCTCCAACCGGACGCCGGAAACCGGCGCCTTCTTCCAGCGCGACCGCCAATGGCATCCGCCGGCGTTCACGCCGGCCTACAAGAGTTCTGTGCTGCGTTCTCCGCAGAAGGCATTGCTGTCGTTCGACAACACGCTGTCGGAACTGACGGGCCCTGTGTTCGGCCATGCCATGATCGGCGAACGCGACAACGACCTGATCCACAATTTCGCCAGGCCAGGCGAGAGCGCCATCGGCGGGCGCATCATCGTCCATGGACGGGTGCTCGACGAACGCGGCGTTGGCGTGCCCGGCGCTCTGCTCGAATTCTGGCAGGCCAATGCCGGCGGCCGCTACCGCCACAAGAAGGACGGTTATCTCGCGCCGCTCGATCCGAATTTCGGCGGATGCGGCCGCACCATCACCGGCGAGGACGGCTCCTATGCCTTCCGGACCGTCAGGCCCGGTCCTTACCCCTGGCCGAATGGCCCAAACGATTGGCGGCCGGCACATATCCACTTTTCGCTTTTCGGCCACGGCTTCGCGCAGCGGCTGATCACGCAGATGTATTTCGAGGGCGATCCGCTGATCTGGCGCTGTCCGATCGTCGGCGGCATTCGCGACAAGGCGGCCGTCGAAGCGCTGATCGCCGCGCTCGACATGCAGTCGACCATCCCGATGGACGCGCTTGCCTACAAATTCGACATCGTGCTGCGCGGGCGCCGCTCGACGCTGTTCGAGAACAGACCGGAGGGCAATTGA
- the pcaC gene encoding 4-carboxymuconolactone decarboxylase, which produces MDDVSKTPNRYRTGVEVRRAVLGDPHVDRAEVAATDFDQPFQDLITEAAWGTVWARPGFSKRERSIVTLALLAALGHDEEVALHVRATANTGATREDICETFLHVAIYAGVPAANRAFKIAKEVFSEMDGDKAAHG; this is translated from the coding sequence ATGGATGATGTCTCCAAAACCCCCAACCGATACCGGACCGGGGTCGAAGTCCGCCGCGCCGTGCTCGGCGATCCGCATGTCGATCGGGCCGAGGTAGCTGCCACCGATTTCGACCAGCCTTTCCAGGACCTGATCACCGAGGCCGCCTGGGGAACGGTGTGGGCCAGACCAGGCTTTTCGAAGCGCGAGCGCTCGATCGTCACGCTGGCGTTGCTGGCGGCACTCGGCCATGATGAGGAGGTCGCCTTGCATGTGCGCGCCACCGCCAACACCGGAGCGACGCGCGAAGATATCTGCGAAACGTTCCTGCATGTCGCCATCTATGCCGGCGTGCCGGCGGCCAACCGTGCCTTCAAGATTGCCAAGGAGGTGTTTTCGGAAATGGACGGGGACAAGGCTGCTCATGGCTGA
- the pcaD gene encoding 3-oxoadipate enol-lactonase produces the protein MPFVTLGGITLHHRYVEANGRTPPVVFINSLGTDFRIWDEVVALLAGEMSLLVYDKRGHGLSDNGGGVRSIDDHADDLSALIDHFGFDRVVLVGLSVGGMVAQRLYARRPEIVQGLVLSDTAHKIGTAESWNGRIATIERDGIEAIADGVMKVWFTPDFHAARAADLAGCRNMLTRQALPGYVGTCMAVRDADLTEAARRIAVPTLCIVGDKDGSTPPDLVRSLATLIPGARFEVIRDAGHIPCVERPEALTTLIRDFVASLPKGKPAHG, from the coding sequence GTGCCATTCGTTACCCTTGGCGGCATCACGCTGCATCACCGATATGTCGAGGCGAACGGCAGGACGCCACCGGTGGTGTTCATCAATTCGCTCGGCACCGACTTCCGCATCTGGGACGAGGTCGTTGCGCTTCTGGCCGGCGAGATGTCTCTGCTCGTCTATGACAAGCGTGGTCACGGCCTTTCCGACAATGGCGGCGGCGTGCGCTCCATTGACGACCATGCCGACGATTTGAGCGCCCTCATCGACCATTTCGGTTTCGACAGGGTTGTTCTGGTCGGACTGTCGGTTGGCGGCATGGTCGCGCAACGCCTCTACGCCCGCCGGCCGGAGATCGTCCAGGGCCTGGTCCTCAGCGATACGGCCCACAAGATCGGCACTGCCGAGAGCTGGAACGGCCGCATTGCGACCATCGAGCGCGACGGCATCGAGGCGATAGCCGACGGCGTGATGAAAGTGTGGTTCACGCCGGATTTCCATGCCGCGCGCGCCGCCGACCTTGCCGGCTGCCGCAACATGCTGACCAGGCAGGCGCTGCCTGGCTATGTCGGAACCTGCATGGCGGTCCGCGATGCCGACTTGACCGAGGCCGCGCGCCGCATCGCGGTGCCGACGCTCTGCATCGTCGGCGACAAGGATGGCTCGACGCCTCCCGATCTTGTCCGCTCGCTGGCCACTCTGATCCCTGGCGCGCGCTTCGAGGTGATCCGCGACGCGGGACATATCCCTTGTGTCGAACGGCCCGAAGCACTCACCACCTTGATCCGCGACTTTGTTGCCTCGCTTCCCAAGGGAAAGCCCGCTCATGGATGA
- the pcaQ gene encoding pca operon transcription factor PcaQ codes for MSESRIRFRHLQAFLEVARQGSVARAADFLHVSAPAVTKTLRELEEALGIAVVERDGRGIRVTRLGEIFLSHAGSAITALKRGVDSVRQDGAVNRHPIRIGALPTVSAKVMPRAMSLFLRENTGAALKIVTGENAVLLEQLRTGALDLVVGRLAAPENMTGFFFEHLYSEQVLFVVRAGHPLLEPGADIFASLDEFPVLMPTRESVIRPFVDRLFITNGMTAPATEIETVSDSFGRAFMRQSNAVWIISAGVVANEIASGAFVALPVDTEETKGPVGLTMRTDTAPSPAFSILLQTIREAARPGN; via the coding sequence ATGTCCGAGAGCCGCATCCGGTTCCGCCACCTGCAGGCATTCCTGGAAGTCGCACGACAGGGTAGCGTGGCTCGCGCCGCCGACTTCCTGCATGTCAGCGCTCCGGCGGTGACCAAGACGCTGCGTGAACTGGAAGAAGCGCTCGGTATCGCCGTCGTCGAGCGTGACGGGCGCGGCATCCGCGTCACGAGGCTTGGCGAGATTTTCCTCAGCCATGCCGGTTCGGCGATTACGGCTCTGAAGCGCGGCGTCGATTCCGTTCGCCAGGACGGCGCCGTCAATCGCCATCCGATCCGCATCGGCGCGCTGCCGACGGTGTCGGCGAAGGTCATGCCGCGGGCCATGAGCCTGTTCCTGAGGGAAAACACGGGCGCCGCGCTCAAGATCGTCACCGGCGAGAACGCCGTGCTGCTCGAACAACTGCGCACCGGCGCGCTCGATCTCGTCGTCGGGCGGCTGGCGGCACCCGAGAACATGACCGGTTTCTTCTTCGAGCATCTCTACTCCGAACAGGTGCTGTTCGTGGTGCGGGCCGGACATCCGCTGCTGGAGCCGGGGGCCGACATCTTCGCCAGCCTCGACGAATTTCCGGTGCTGATGCCGACCCGGGAATCCGTCATCCGGCCGTTTGTCGATCGCCTGTTCATAACCAACGGCATGACCGCGCCGGCCACCGAGATCGAGACGGTCTCGGATTCGTTCGGCCGCGCCTTCATGCGGCAGAGCAATGCGGTGTGGATCATTTCGGCCGGCGTGGTCGCCAACGAGATCGCGAGCGGCGCTTTCGTCGCCTTGCCGGTCGACACCGAGGAAACCAAGGGGCCGGTCGGGCTGACGATGCGCACCGACACCGCCCCCTCGCCCGCCTTCTCCATCCTGTTGCAAACCATTCGCGAGGCGGCAAGGCCGGGCAACTGA